A region from the Vicia villosa cultivar HV-30 ecotype Madison, WI linkage group LG3, Vvil1.0, whole genome shotgun sequence genome encodes:
- the LOC131659108 gene encoding LEAF RUST 10 DISEASE-RESISTANCE LOCUS RECEPTOR-LIKE PROTEIN KINASE-like 1.2: MYTFCAPFSCGNFINITYPFWNLNTQSSYYGRPEFMLDCQNGRLTMEMMSKKFYILHINQSSQVLRIARDVLWSFLPGNEFSCPKHYGNVEIDSHFFHYTSNNEMYTILYECGDLPNSYFTPSFQIPFEVIGCYIDGKFHSTYVVSSSKLTDFNAVNGKHSITVPGKKNTLPNKSRVMEGTWNLKKKIIIGKLPDGREVAVKRLFKYGVNNEQQFLNEINILGRTFHRNLILLYGCTSLKSRRALVVYEYVPNGSLSDHLHGDKATPNKLPWNNRMRISVEIADALNNLHASHIIHRDIKTSNILLDAEYHVKVADFGLARLFPKDQSHVLTIPQRTSGYVDPEDNQTNALTYKSDVFSFGVVLIELITSLRAYDRNRKDDGVNLYDMAIKKIQDHTLHDIVDHTLGFDTDSMVKQMINGVAELALSCLQSSGDMRPTMESVLQCLQSLKDVKEIQPQVAGSSSPNDEIVLLNNDLA; this comes from the exons ATGTACACATTTTGTGCACCTTTTAGCTGCGGTAATTTCATCAATATAACCTATCCTTTCTGGAACCTTAACACACAATCTAGCTACTATGGACGCCCTGAGTTTATGCTTGACTGCCAAAATGGTAGATTGACTATGGAAATGATGTCTAAAAAATTTTACATCCTTCATATAAATCAATCCTCTCAAGTTTTGAGGATTGCAAGAGACGTTTTATGGAGTTTTCTTCCAGGAAATGAGTTTTCTTGTCCCAAACATTATGGTAATGTGGAAATAGATTCCCATTTCTTCCATTACACTTCCAACAATGAAATGTATACTATATTGTATGAGTGTGGTGATCTTCCAAATTCATACTTTACTCCCTCGTTTCAAATTCCTTTTGAAGTAATTGGTTGTTATATCGACGGAAAATTTCATAGTACATACGTAGTTTCAAGTTCTAAATTGACTGATTTTAATGCGGTGAACGGCAAGCATAGTATCACAGTACCTGGAAAAAAGAACACTTTGCCAAACAAATCACGCGTTATGGAGG GAACAtggaatttgaaaaagaaaatcatTATTG GAAAACTACCAGATGGGCGTGAAGTGGCAGTGAAAAGGCTTTTTAAATACGGCGTCAATAATGAACAACAATTTCTTAACGAAATAAATATACTAGGAAGAACTTTTCATCGTAATCTCATCTTATTATATGGTTGCACATCACTCAAAAGTCGTCGTGCTTTGGTTGTCTACGAGTATGTTCCTAATGGATCTTTGAGTGATCATCTTCATGGTGACAAAGCAACACCTAATAAACTTCCTTGGAACAATAGGATGAGGATTTCCGTGGAGATAGCAGATGCATTGAACAATCTTCATGCTTCTCATATCATTCATAGGGATATTAAAACGAGTAATATTCTCTTAGATGCCGAATACCATGTTAAAGTAGCTGATTTTGGACTTGCGCGCCTCTTTCCGAAAGATCAAAGTCATGTTTTAACAATTCCACAACGGACATCAGGCTATGTAGATCCCGAGGACAATCAGACTAATGCACTTACTTACAAAAGTGATGTGTTCAGTTTTGGTGTGGTGTTGATTGAACTCATAACATCTTTGCGTGCTTATGATCGCAACAGAAAGGATGATGGTGTCAATCTGTATGACATggctattaaaaaaattcaagatcACACTTTGCATGATATTGTGGATCATACCCTCGGTTTTGATACAGATTCCATGGTAAAGCAAATGATTAATGGGGTTGCCGAGTTAGCACTTTCTTGTCTCCAAAGTTCCGGTGATATGAGACCGACAATGGAATCTGTGCTCCAATGTTTACAAAGTCTCAAGGATGTGAAAGAAATCCAACCTCAAGTAGCCGGAAGTTCTAGCCCAAATGATGAAATAGTGTTGCTGAATAATGATCTAGCTTGA